From the Clostridiales bacterium FE2011 genome, one window contains:
- a CDS encoding substrate-binding domain-containing protein translates to MKRILSLVLALCLVLGISAAFADGKSPVDGLTVAFIPKVSGNSFFEAANDGAQKYAADWGLTVKYIGSPDASVTTQLDLIQQAIDQGVDAISISSVDATALDEKLQEAQAAGIYVSTWDSDVSPDSRALMVSQGTAAVLGPMLVEMGVESLKERGVDVNGEVKYVWHYSNPSVADQNSWYVAGEEYIKATYPTWVAIHDPYYSEQDAAKSVNIGEAVLDDNPDVDLIICNDSTALPGQCKAAQNKGLTAENVTITGFCPPSGMTEYLEAGACTRWGLWDCGIQGAMGCYLAAYISAGNTVHVGDKVDIPGIGEVEILANSDLVEGQETAEENNGVVLLPERVVFTKDNVAQYNF, encoded by the coding sequence ATGAAAAGGATTCTGTCTCTTGTGCTGGCCCTGTGCCTGGTCCTTGGCATTTCCGCAGCGTTCGCGGATGGCAAGAGCCCTGTGGACGGCCTGACCGTTGCTTTCATCCCGAAAGTATCCGGTAACAGCTTTTTTGAAGCAGCCAACGACGGTGCCCAGAAGTACGCGGCCGATTGGGGCCTCACCGTGAAGTACATCGGCTCTCCCGATGCTTCCGTTACCACCCAGCTGGACCTGATCCAGCAGGCCATCGACCAGGGCGTGGACGCTATCAGCATTTCTTCTGTTGATGCGACCGCGCTGGATGAGAAACTGCAGGAAGCGCAGGCTGCCGGCATCTATGTCAGCACCTGGGACTCCGACGTCTCTCCCGACTCCCGTGCGCTGATGGTTTCCCAGGGCACCGCTGCCGTGCTCGGACCGATGCTCGTTGAAATGGGCGTTGAATCCCTGAAGGAACGCGGCGTGGACGTGAATGGCGAAGTCAAGTATGTGTGGCACTATTCCAACCCCTCCGTTGCGGACCAGAACTCCTGGTACGTAGCTGGCGAAGAATACATCAAGGCCACCTATCCCACCTGGGTAGCCATCCATGATCCCTACTATTCCGAGCAGGATGCCGCCAAGTCCGTGAACATCGGCGAAGCCGTGCTGGATGACAACCCTGACGTTGACCTGATCATCTGCAACGACTCCACCGCGCTGCCCGGACAGTGCAAGGCCGCCCAGAACAAGGGCCTGACCGCTGAAAACGTGACCATCACCGGTTTCTGCCCGCCCTCCGGTATGACCGAGTACCTGGAAGCCGGTGCCTGTACCCGCTGGGGTCTGTGGGACTGCGGTATCCAGGGCGCCATGGGCTGCTACCTGGCTGCTTACATCTCCGCCGGCAACACCGTGCATGTGGGCGACAAGGTTGACATCCCCGGCATCGGCGAAGTCGAAATCCTTGCCAACAGCGATTTGGTGGAAGGCCAGGAGACCGCTGAGGAAAACAACGGCGTCGTGCTGCTGCCCGAACGCGTTGTGTTCACCAAGGACAACGTTGCACAGTACAACTTCTGA
- a CDS encoding ABC transporter permease yields the protein MTILKKLLKRWETFLVLFLILEFVVFGAANPKFLRPASIMTAVVNYISVCIITLFVTMVMIGGGIDIQVASIIGLTSIIEGVLWSDAGFNIWAAVLCAVAAAALCGALSGFFVAYCGVQPMVVTLGGSFLYSGLALLVSGMSATPAYQGISGFPEKLKGNIFVDFRFLGKGELFGIPFQIIIYVVLILFCVWLLHRTKYGERLYLIGVNKEAAEYSGINTRAVIMSTYVLAAVSAAIAGTLLTSNVNSAKYNLGSGYTLAIITAVVLGGTSNTGGKGTILGTVLASLIICIMRYGLPLCFGVSTQNLDLPVGIILVIVVLGREIAGKHMISSMFRRLKSRSA from the coding sequence ATGACGATCCTGAAAAAACTCCTGAAACGCTGGGAAACTTTCCTGGTCCTCTTCCTGATCCTGGAGTTTGTGGTGTTCGGCGCGGCCAATCCGAAGTTCCTTCGCCCGGCGTCCATTATGACCGCCGTGGTGAACTATATCAGCGTCTGCATTATCACCCTGTTCGTGACGATGGTCATGATCGGCGGGGGCATTGATATCCAGGTGGCTTCCATCATCGGCCTGACCAGTATCATTGAAGGCGTGCTCTGGAGCGACGCGGGTTTCAATATCTGGGCGGCTGTGCTGTGTGCAGTGGCTGCCGCGGCCCTGTGCGGCGCGCTCTCCGGTTTCTTCGTGGCCTATTGCGGCGTGCAGCCCATGGTTGTGACCCTGGGCGGAAGCTTCCTGTATTCCGGCCTGGCACTGCTGGTTTCCGGCATGTCCGCCACGCCCGCCTACCAGGGCATCAGCGGCTTCCCGGAAAAGCTCAAGGGAAATATCTTCGTTGATTTCCGTTTCCTGGGCAAGGGAGAGCTTTTCGGCATTCCTTTCCAGATCATCATTTATGTGGTGCTGATCCTCTTCTGCGTGTGGCTCCTGCACCGTACCAAGTACGGCGAGCGGCTGTACCTCATCGGTGTGAACAAGGAAGCGGCAGAATACTCCGGTATCAATACCCGGGCTGTGATCATGAGCACTTATGTGCTGGCTGCGGTGAGCGCGGCGATCGCAGGCACGCTGCTGACTTCCAACGTCAACTCCGCCAAGTATAACCTGGGCAGCGGCTATACGCTGGCCATCATCACGGCGGTTGTGCTGGGCGGCACTTCCAATACCGGCGGCAAGGGAACCATCCTCGGAACGGTCCTGGCTTCCCTGATCATCTGCATCATGCGCTATGGCCTGCCGCTGTGCTTCGGTGTCAGTACTCAGAACCTGGATCTGCCTGTCGGCATCATCCTGGTCATTGTGGTGCTCGGACGGGAGATTGCCGGAAAGCATATGATTTCATCCATGTTCAGGCGGCTGAAAAGCCGGTCCGCCTGA
- a CDS encoding ABC transporter permease — MSIVKKLLKARWSSSLIFLILLFLITGLANASFLSYSNIIACFNTATMYTLLAIGIAFVIMTGEIDVSIGAVLGLAASVTGMIAQEGGSIGKMLVCVLLIGAAVGLFNGIGVSFFGVPSLIFTLGTNGVLRGIIYMVTEGRTIENFGGPVAVYGNMSLFAGISLYYLIALVLVVIAHLVTTRTRRGKYFIAVGDNAGGATLVGISVLRTKITAYVICGVMAGIAGYVFASKYGQVMNVAGNGYEMTAIAACVLGGISLSGGLGNMVGAAIGAVIMSSISRLLVFIGLPSTYDNTITGVMLIAIVVVDALTQRRAIEAARRKRLLNRTESKPEEGGIKA; from the coding sequence ATGAGCATCGTGAAAAAACTGCTGAAGGCCCGCTGGAGTTCCAGCCTGATCTTCCTGATTCTCCTCTTCCTGATCACCGGCCTGGCCAATGCCTCGTTCCTGAGCTACTCCAATATCATTGCCTGCTTCAACACGGCAACCATGTATACCCTGCTGGCTATCGGGATCGCCTTCGTCATCATGACAGGGGAAATTGACGTTTCCATCGGTGCGGTACTGGGACTGGCGGCTTCGGTCACCGGCATGATCGCCCAGGAGGGCGGCAGCATCGGGAAGATGCTGGTCTGCGTACTGCTGATCGGCGCGGCGGTGGGACTGTTCAACGGCATTGGGGTTTCCTTCTTCGGTGTGCCGTCCCTGATTTTCACCCTGGGTACCAACGGCGTGCTCCGGGGCATCATCTACATGGTCACCGAAGGCCGGACCATTGAAAACTTCGGCGGCCCCGTGGCTGTCTATGGCAATATGTCGCTTTTCGCAGGGATTTCCCTGTATTACCTGATTGCGCTGGTGCTGGTGGTGATCGCCCACCTGGTAACCACCCGGACCCGCCGGGGCAAGTACTTCATCGCCGTGGGCGACAACGCGGGCGGCGCGACCCTGGTAGGTATTTCCGTGCTCCGCACGAAGATCACCGCTTATGTGATCTGCGGCGTCATGGCCGGTATCGCTGGTTATGTGTTCGCTTCCAAGTACGGCCAGGTGATGAATGTGGCCGGCAACGGCTATGAAATGACAGCCATTGCGGCCTGCGTGCTGGGCGGTATCTCCCTCAGCGGCGGCCTGGGCAACATGGTGGGCGCGGCCATCGGCGCGGTGATCATGTCCTCCATCAGCCGGCTGCTGGTATTCATCGGCCTGCCGTCCACCTACGACAATACGATTACCGGCGTGATGCTGATTGCCATCGTGGTGGTGGACGCCCTGACCCAGCGGCGCGCGATTGAAGCGGCCCGCCGCAAGCGGCTCCTGAACCGGACGGAAAGCAAACCGGAGGAAGGAGGGATCAAGGCATGA
- a CDS encoding sugar ABC transporter ATP-binding protein: MANVNADSRAVCTLSVSNIRKAFGINEVLKGVSISLRAGEVLALIGGNGAGKSTLMKIIMGIYRADSGAIEVDGCPVNMVNPSAALSAGIYMVPQEPMLFPNMTVEENILMGFKDKVPELRKRLATHMKELDFRLNLQRKANTLSIAEQQLVEILRGLLREAKVLILDEPTSALTFGEVQSLFKVIGDLKSKGISMIYITHRLTEVFEVATDVAIMRDGVITLKGPVGEFNKEMLIRGLLPSDVEMCTSGRCAYVPVDYEHLDPVMEVQGLTGYGFKDISFKLYPGEILGIAGVVGAGRTELISTIFGRDKTLAGKVLLEGKDITGLSTGQLLRAGINFVPEDRHYHGLFKIRSISSNTTSALLNTREIGRVDINRKKQKQISQKYVDDFRTKIVSLEDLIGSLSGGNQQKVVIARALSTLPKVVILDEPTRGIDAGARGDVYNIIHQLKEAGVAVLMVSSDIEEVVEIADRAVTVFQGRINGEFSHDEINQDVLTSASFGIVGRKAVTE; encoded by the coding sequence GTGGCTAATGTAAACGCAGACAGCCGTGCTGTCTGCACACTTTCGGTCAGCAATATCCGGAAGGCCTTCGGCATCAATGAAGTGCTGAAGGGCGTCAGCATATCCCTCCGGGCCGGAGAGGTTCTTGCGCTGATCGGCGGAAACGGAGCAGGCAAAAGCACCCTCATGAAAATCATCATGGGGATCTATCGTGCTGACAGCGGCGCCATTGAAGTGGACGGCTGCCCCGTGAACATGGTCAATCCGTCCGCCGCCCTCTCGGCCGGTATTTATATGGTTCCCCAGGAACCGATGCTTTTCCCCAACATGACGGTGGAAGAAAACATCCTGATGGGATTTAAGGATAAGGTGCCGGAGCTTCGGAAACGCCTGGCCACCCATATGAAGGAACTGGATTTCCGGCTGAATCTCCAGCGGAAGGCCAACACCCTTTCCATTGCGGAGCAGCAGCTGGTGGAAATCCTCCGCGGCCTCCTGCGGGAAGCCAAGGTGCTCATCCTGGATGAGCCCACCAGCGCCCTGACCTTCGGTGAGGTACAGTCCCTGTTCAAGGTCATCGGGGACCTGAAGAGCAAGGGCATCAGCATGATCTACATCACCCACCGCCTGACAGAAGTTTTTGAGGTGGCAACGGATGTGGCCATCATGCGGGACGGTGTAATCACGCTGAAAGGCCCGGTAGGGGAGTTTAATAAGGAAATGCTGATCCGGGGCCTGCTGCCCTCGGACGTGGAAATGTGCACAAGCGGCAGATGCGCGTATGTGCCCGTGGATTACGAACACCTGGATCCGGTCATGGAAGTGCAGGGGCTGACGGGCTATGGTTTCAAGGATATTTCCTTCAAGCTTTATCCGGGCGAGATCCTGGGCATCGCCGGCGTGGTCGGCGCGGGACGCACGGAACTGATCAGCACCATTTTCGGCCGGGACAAGACGCTGGCCGGCAAGGTGCTGCTGGAAGGCAAGGATATTACGGGGCTGTCCACCGGCCAGCTGCTGAGGGCGGGCATCAACTTCGTTCCTGAAGACCGGCATTACCACGGCCTGTTCAAGATCCGCTCCATTTCCTCCAATACCACTTCCGCCCTCCTGAATACCCGGGAGATCGGCCGGGTGGATATCAACCGGAAAAAGCAGAAGCAGATTTCACAGAAATATGTGGACGATTTCCGAACCAAGATCGTTTCCCTGGAAGACCTGATCGGCAGCCTTTCCGGCGGCAACCAGCAGAAGGTGGTTATCGCCCGGGCACTTTCCACGCTGCCCAAGGTCGTGATTCTGGATGAGCCTACCCGCGGAATCGACGCCGGTGCCCGCGGCGACGTCTACAACATCATTCATCAACTGAAAGAGGCGGGAGTTGCGGTGCTGATGGTTTCCTCGGACATTGAAGAAGTGGTGGAAATCGCGGACCGCGCCGTCACGGTGTTCCAGGGCAGGATCAACGGGGAATTCAGCCATGATGAGATCAACCAGGACGTCCTGACCAGCGCATCCTTCGGGATCGTCGGCAGAAAGGCGGTGACGGAATGA
- a CDS encoding sugar-binding transcriptional regulator, with translation MDYEEALMAKAAWYYYFENLTQQQISDQIGVTRLRVVRLLEKARETGMIQFSLRRGSEDRLEAEKRLKERYGLEDVFLVPGPADPSRTNANIAKAASMYINERLKENSVINIGYGDTPGRVLNNLATMAESTITCVSLTGGVSYYLPNTLSNVFNAKLHLIPAPLLASTSEMAEAMRKEESVQQISRMISHAELSVVGIGSMDMSATIFHSGILNNNDLLYLSMKGAKGDVLSHFLDSEGNPVSSPIEDRLIATSLDKLRNLHHVIGVAAGKVKAEAIRSALKGHFLDILITDTDTAQAIQEMDDAE, from the coding sequence ATGGATTATGAAGAAGCGCTGATGGCGAAGGCCGCCTGGTACTACTATTTTGAAAACCTCACTCAGCAGCAGATCTCCGATCAGATCGGCGTCACCCGGCTCCGGGTTGTCCGTCTGCTGGAAAAAGCCCGGGAAACCGGCATGATCCAGTTTTCCCTCCGTCGGGGCAGTGAAGACCGGCTGGAGGCGGAAAAGCGCCTCAAGGAGCGTTACGGCCTGGAGGACGTCTTCCTGGTGCCCGGTCCCGCGGACCCGTCCCGCACCAACGCGAATATCGCCAAAGCCGCCAGCATGTATATTAATGAACGGCTGAAGGAAAACAGCGTGATCAACATCGGTTACGGGGACACCCCCGGCCGGGTGCTGAACAACCTGGCCACCATGGCCGAAAGCACCATCACCTGCGTTTCCCTCACCGGCGGCGTCAGCTATTACCTGCCGAACACCCTCAGCAACGTGTTCAACGCCAAGCTTCACCTGATTCCCGCTCCCCTGCTGGCCTCCACCAGCGAGATGGCTGAGGCCATGCGGAAAGAGGAAAGCGTGCAGCAGATCAGCCGGATGATTTCCCATGCGGAGCTCTCGGTGGTTGGCATCGGCTCCATGGATATGAGCGCCACCATCTTCCATTCCGGCATACTGAACAATAACGACCTGCTCTACCTGTCCATGAAGGGGGCCAAGGGCGACGTGCTCAGCCATTTCCTGGACAGCGAAGGCAACCCGGTCAGCAGTCCCATCGAGGACCGTCTCATCGCCACCTCCCTGGACAAGCTGCGGAACCTGCACCATGTGATCGGCGTCGCGGCGGGCAAGGTCAAGGCGGAAGCAATCCGTTCCGCCCTGAAGGGACACTTCCTGGATATCCTGATCACCGATACGGATACCGCGCAGGCCATTCAGGAAATGGATGACGCGGAATAA